Proteins encoded in a region of the Salvelinus fontinalis isolate EN_2023a chromosome 17, ASM2944872v1, whole genome shotgun sequence genome:
- the LOC129814297 gene encoding SPRY domain-containing SOCS box protein 4-like isoform X2: MGQKISGGVKSVDSRGEGGSPSFRPSTHRRHLHPELRGPDFYKPPRLDLLLDMPPAPPDLQLRHAWNPEDRSLNVFIKEEDKLTFHRHPVAQSTDCIRGRVGYTRGLHVWRIHWPARQRGTHAVVGVATADAPLHSVGYTALVGSDSESWGWDLGRNRLYHDSKNRAQVSLPSYPCFLEPEEAFVLPDALLVVLDMDEGTLSFMVDGQYLGVAFRGLKGKKLYPIVSAVWGHCEISMRYANGLDQLGGQIRLGSLL, translated from the exons ATGGGTCAGAAGATCTCTGGCGGTGTCAAGTCAGTGGATAGTCGTGGCGAGGGTGGCTCGCCCTCCTTCCGCCCGTCGACCCACCGCCGGCACCTCCACCCCGAGCTGCGGGGCCCTGACTTCTACAAGCCGCCGCGGCTGGACCTGCTGCTGGACATGCCCCCCGCGCCCCCTGACCTCCAGCTCCGCCATGCCTGGAACCCGGAGGACCGCTCGCTCAACGTTTTCATCAAGGAGGAGGATAAACTGACCTTCCACCGCCATCCTGTAGCGCAGAGCACCGACTGCATCCGTGGCAGAGTGGGCTACACGCGGGGTCTCCACGTCTGGCGGATCCACTGGCCGGCGAGACAGCGAGGGACACACGCTGTGGTGGGAGTAGCCACGGCCGACGCCCCCTTACACTCGGTCGGCTACACGGCACTAGTAGGCAGTGACTCGGAGTCCTGGGGGTGGGACTTGGGCAGGAACCGACTGTACCATGACAGTAAGAACCGGGCCCAGGTTTCCCTACCTTCATATCCGTGTTTCTTAGAGCCAGAGGAGGCTTTCGTGTTGCCGGATGCTCTTCTAGTGGTGTTGGATATGGACGAGGGCACGTTGAGTTTCATGGTGGACGGACAGTACCTCGGTGTGGCATTCAGAGGCCTGAAGGGGAAGAAGCTGTACCCGATCGTCAGTGCTGTGTGGGGCCACTGTGAGATCAGCATGAGATACGCCAACGGACTGGATC AACTTGGGGGACAAATACGTTTGGGAAGCCTGCTTTGA